ACAGGGTGTAGCCGAGGAGGTTGAACACGGTGATCGAGATGGCGAACCTGCGCAGCGCCGTGATCACCTTTGGATCGTGACGTGGCGGATTAGGTGCTTTGGGAGCCATGTCGTCACTTCTCCTTCGCTTGGGAGCCGAGCTGGAGCGTGTGCCAGCCGGGGGTGAGCTGGAGATCCTGCCGCCGCTGCTGTCCGGTCCGGTCGCGCCAGCTCACCTGCACCCGCAGGGGACCGGTCACGTTCTGGCCGAGGCCGATGTGGACGGCGTGCGCGCGCTTGCCCGAGTGGCCGCTGCCGCCGTCCACCCGGCCGATGTAGCTACGCCCGGCGGGGGTGGTCACCGTCACCTGCGCGCCGATCACCGGCGACCCGGCGGCGGGCAGCGGTCCGGTGGCGGCGGCTGTGGTCGAGGTGGCGGCGGGTGTGTCGTGGACGAGCCGCAGCCCCAGGAAGGAGCCGGGCGACGTGCTGGTGTTCAGGTAGAAGATCGGCGCGTCGAACTGGCGGGCCACCGCGAAGTCGATCAGGCCGTCGCCGTTGGCGTCACCGGTCGCGATGCCGCGCGTGGGTATGGGCGCGTCCAGGCCGAGCTGCTCCGAAAGGTTGGCGTAGCGCCCGTCGGGCCCCTTGGAGAAGAAGGCGAGCGGCTGGCTGCCCGCGATGTCGCCGCCCTCGGTGACGTTGGGCCAGGACTTGGGGTTGCTGGTCACGCCGTCGTTGGAGGCCGCCAGCTCCTGCAGCGTCGGCCAGCGGTTGACGTCGCCCTTGATGAACCCGATCGCCTGGACGATCTCCAGCTCGCCGTTGTTGTCGAAGTCCTCGATCTTGGGGTCCCAGCCCCACCCGGACCAGGCGGTGCGCAGCTCGGCGCTCATGTCCTTCCAGGGCGCCTCGCCGTCGCGCAGCTTGGCCCGCAGCTCGGCGCGGTCCCTGGCGGTGGACAGGAAGTGGAAGTTGCTCTCCTGGATGCCGTAGGGCGTGGTGATGTTGCTGACGAAGAAGTCGTAGATGCCGTCGTGGTTGAAGTCGCCCGCGTCCGACCCCATGCCCTTGAAGGAGTCGTCGCCGAGCGTCTTGGACTTCGGGACGTCGGCGCCGCGGACCCCGCCGACGCGCGAGAATTCGATCTTCCCGGGCGACGAGGTGTTGTAGAGCAGGTGGTCGGCCCCGAAGTCGTTGTTCAGCAGCAGCTCCGGCAGCGCGTCCCCGTCGAGGTCCACCGAGGTCGCGCCGAGCTCCCAGCCCGTGGAGATCTCGCCGGGCAGCACGTTGTCGATCCTGGTGAACGCGCCCCCGCCGGTCCCGCGGAAGAAGTAGTTCCGGCCGCCGTTGACCGCCTTCGACAGCGAGTCGTTCATCTCCACGCCGCCGTCGACGCGGTGGTCGAGGATCGGGCTGCCGTCGGGGAAGTAGTTGCCGACGAAGATGTCCTGCCTGCCGTCACCGTCGAAGTCGGCGACGGTCGCCGCGTTGCTGTTCCACCGCTCTCCCGAGTAGGAGGAGCCGCCCGGGTTGGGCACGAGCTCGCTCGCCTCGAACGCCGCGGCGTCCAGCCGGGCCGCGGCCGGGCGCTGCAGGTGCAGGGTGGGCGTGCGGCCCCACCAGTAGACGAGCAGGTCGACGCGGCCGTCGTCGTCGTAGTCGCCGGGGACCGCCCCCATGGGCGCCATGGCCTCCCGCACCGGCAGCGCGCCGTAGGTCAGCGCGAACGGCTCGTACCGCGCCGGCCCGCCCGGCACCGGGGTGACGATCACCTGGTCGGTGCGGGGGTCGACGACGACCAGGTCGTCGTCCCTGCCGTTGCCGTCCAGGTCGTTCATCGCGATCGCGGCGCCCACCGAGGAGATCCACGCGTCGATGTGCTTGAAGGCCCGGTTCACCTTGCGTACGGTCTGCTGCGGGCTCCCGCCCGGCAGCGCGATGCTCATCGGCGTGAAGCCGTACGAGCGGGCCAGCTCCGTCCTGTTCGCCTCGGAGGCGAACGTCGGGCGGCTCACCACGAACATGGTGATCACCAGCACGAGGGCGACGACTCCAGCCGTCTGCCTGCGCAGCCATGCGGCTACCGTGGTCACGAGGCAACACCTCCATGGAAGACGAACGCGTCGGCGATCCGGCGCCGCCACACCTCGTAGGCGGGCGACGGGCCGGGTTCCGTCCCGGTGGGACGGGTCTCGCGGCTGATCTCGGCCGCGCGCTCCGCCGTGGTGTCGCAGAGCACCTGGGCGGCCGACTCGGTGTGCGGGAAGAGCAGGCCGGCGCGGATCCTGGCCTCGGCCCCGAAGGCGCTGCCCTGGGCGAGCTGGGGACGGTGGGCGCCGGCGCGGTCGCACAGCTCCCGCAGCTCGGACTCGTCGGCGCCGCCCGCGTAGGTGGCGGCCAGGCCGACGCCGCCGTAGAGGTCGGCGCGGCGCGCCTCGGGGAACCGCTCGACCAGCTGGACGACCTGATCCACGTCGGTGCCGCCGACGAACCACAGGGCCCGGCCGACGCCCTGGTCGACGGCGCGGGCGGCGTAGGCGTCCTGGCCCGCGGGCCAGGAGAAGCGGGTCTCGCGGGCCTGCTGATGCACGTACCGCTCGGTGTGGAAGTACGCCTGGTGGAAGCCGTACCCGTCGTGGACCAGCCACAGCAGCAGCGGGTCGAGCGACTCGCTCTTCGGCCACAGGAAGCGGGGCAGCCGGGCCATCGCCCAGCCGACTCCCACGTAGACCATGTAGTTGTGGCGGCCACCGCGTCCCCGCAGGAAGGCCTTCACCCGGCGCAGGCCGCTGAAGGTCATGCCGTCCAGGACGGCGAAGCCCATGCCCGCGCCCTCGTAGGCGAAGCCGCGGAACCTCGCGGGGACCTCCTCCAGCCGCTTCTCGGCCTCGGCCGGAGTGCGCGACTCCAGGGCGTGGGCGTAACCGGTGAGGAAGTACTCGCCGACCGTCTCCAGCAGCTGGGCGGACGCCGCGTCCTTCTCCCGGAAGCCGCGCTTCTTGAGTTTCGTCTCCCCTATGTCCGGCACGAGAATTCTGCGCCTCAATAACCGCAACGCGCTAGACAAATCAGCCTCCGCCGCTGATAGCCAACAATTCTTGTCTTATTCACGCATGTCACGCGGTTGCTCAACAACTTCGGCTTTGCTCAGCTGGGAGGCCCTTTTTGGGCAGGGCAAAGCGAAATACAGGTGCCTTTGGGGGTGTGGTGGGTGGTGGGACTAATTCACCTCTACGGCGAAATGGGCGCGCACCCGCCCCCGCCAGATCTCATACGCGGGAACCGGCCCGGAAACGCCGGGCTCGACCGCGGTGCCGTCGGCGAGCGCCACCGCGCCCGCCACGGACAACCCGGTGAGAGCCGTCCCCGCGGCCTCGGAGTGCGCCGGGACGAACCCCGAGTAGTGCCGCGCCTTCGTGGCGAAGACCGAGCCTTGGGCCAGCTCGGCGCGATGCTCCCCGGCCTCCTCGCGCAGCGCGGCGGCCGCGCCGCCCTCACCGCCCCCGGCGAACGTCGCGGCCAGCCCGACGCCGCTCCACAGGTCCGCCTGCCGGTGCGCGGCGAACGCCCGCACCGCCGCCGACACGTCGGCCACCCGGCCGCCGTGGATGAACCACAGCGCCCGCCCGACGCCCTGGTCGACCGCCCGAGGGAAGTAGCCCGCGTCCCCCTGCCACGGGTAGGCCGCGGGCACGCGCTGCTCGCCGACCCAGCGCGGGGTGTGGAAGTAGGCCAGGTCGAAGCCGTACCCGTCCACCGCGAGCCAGCTCATCGTGGGGTGGTAGGGCGTGCCGCCCAGGTCGGGCAGCACCTTCTTCCACAGCGGCCTGGGCAGGCGGGCCATGGCGAAGCCGATGCCGATGTAGGCCAGGAAGATGTGTGGCTGGCCGGGCCCCATGAGCAGCTCGCGGGTGCGGCGCCCGCGCCCGCCGGCCATGGCGTCGAGCACGGTGAAGGCCATCGTCGCGCCCTCGTAGGCGAAGCCCCGCAGCTCGGTGTCCACCAGGGCCAGCCTGCGCTCGACCTCCCACTGGTCGCGGGCGTCGATCCCCCACTCGAAGCCGCACACCACGGCCTGCGGGATCGCCTCCAGTCGTTCGGTCAGCGCGGACGGGGCCGTCGGGAAACCGCGCCCGGCGAACGTCACGTCGGCCAGGGACGGTGCCAGCACGAGCCGGCGAAGGGAACCGAGAGCTGTGGACATCCGAACTCCGCTCAAGACCAGGCTGATGACGAGGACCAGACCGCCAGACCGCCAGACCGCCAGACCGCCAGACCGCCCGGCCGCCCGGTCGCCGGTCGTCGCGATCGTGCGGGAGCGGCTCGCGGACGTGACCGGGCGATTCCGCCCGCCGACCGGTGTGATGACCGGGCGATCCCGGTCGCCGGTCGTCGTGATCGTGCGGGAGCGGCTCGCGGACGTGATCGGGCGATTCCGCCCGCCGACCGGTGTGATGACCGGGCGATCCCGGTCGCCGGTCGTCGTGATCGTGCGGGAGCGGCCCGTGGACGTGATCGGGCGATTCCGCCCGCCGACCGGTGTGATGACCGGGCGATCCCGCTCGCCGGTCGTCGTGATCGTGCGGGAGCGGCCCGTGGACGTGACCGGACGGATCAGACCAGGCCGACGGCGCGCGCCTCTCCGGCCGGGTCACCCGCCGGACGATCGCCGCGGCGATCGCCTCCGGCTCCTCCGCGGTCGCGCGCCCCCGGACCACGACGAGTTCCATGCTCCGACCCTCGCCCGCGCTCGTGGGCCCGCGCAACTCCGTGCATGCCCGATCACGACTCCGCCTGGTCGTCGAACTCCAGCACCAGCGGCAGGTCGGCGCGCCGGCTGATGTTCAGCTTCCGGTACGTGCGGGTCAGGTGCTGCTCGACCGTGCTGATCGTGATGTAGAGCTTGGCCGCGATCTCGCGGTTGGCGTAGCCCGCCGCCGCCAGCGCCGCCACCCGGCGCTCGGCGCCGCTCAGCACGCCGAGCAGCTCGCCGGACAGCGGCACGGGCATGGCCTCGGCGTTCGTGGCCCGGCTCAGCACGCCGGCCATGGGCTCGGCCCTGCACTCCCAGGCCGCCGCCTGCGCCCGGCCCGCGACCGTCCTGGCCCGCCGGTACTCGCCCACCGCGTCGTAGGCCTCGACGAGGTCGAACAGCGCCCTGGCCAGCTCGTACTTGTCCCCGGCGAGCTGCAGGAACTCGGTGGCCTGGCGCAGCAGCGCCGGGCGGCGCGCCGGGTCGGAGATGGCGGCCTTCAGCCGCATGCCGATGCCCCGCCCCCGGTACGCGTCCGGGCCGCAGGCGTCCAGATGGGCCACGATGAGCTGCCTGGCCTCCTTGATCCGGCCCATCCGCAGGCACGCCTCCCCGGCGTCGGCCTGCCACGGGATCAGCGCCGGGTTGTCCAGACCCCAGGCGGCCATCAGCTCGCCGCAGCGCAGGAAGTCGTGCATCGCCAGTGCGAACGACTCCTCGGCCATGTGGTGGCGGCCTCGCGCGTAGAGGTAGTGCAGGCCGTACCGGGTCTGGAACATCGCCTCGTCCACCGGCCGGTCCAGCGGCTCGCGCACGGCCTCGTGCCGTCCCATCGCGGTCAGCGCGATGATCAGGCTGGCCAGCGGGCCGCCGATGGCCACGCCCCAGCTGCTCATCGGGATCGTGTCGAGGGCGACGCGGGCGTGCTGCTCGGCGGCGGGCATGTCGCCCTGCCGGATCGCGATCTCCGCGCGGATGGCCGCCAGCCGGGCCAGCCGGCTGGGCGCCCGCCGGGTCGACGCCTCGGCGCTGAACACGTCGCACAGCGGGGCCGCCCGCTCGCACCGCCCCGCGTACGTGAGGGCCAGCAGGGAGTTCTCCACCACGTCCAGGGACATCTCGTCGAGCCTGGCGTTCTCCAGGATGCGCTCGACGGCGTCGAGGCTGGGCTCGCGCGGCCCCCGCGTGAGCACCTCCGCCAGCGCGAGCGTGGCCTCCAGCCGCCTGCTGACCGCGACCGACACCATGGAGGCCAGGATGTGCTCCCTGGGCCGGTTCCCGGCGTGGGCCATCAGCGGCGGGTGGGTGACGCGGAGCCAGAGCTGGGCCACGACCAGCTCGGCGATCGTCTCGTGGTCGGAGGCCTCCCGGTTGAGCCGCTCCAGCACGTCGCGGGCGTCCTCGAAGCGGCCGTGCCACAGCAGCGCCCGTGCCAGCACGACCGCGTCGGTGCCGCCCAGGCTGCCCCGCCGCATGGCCTCGGTGAGCTGGTCCAGGTGCCCGGTGGAGGCGGCGGGGTTGATCCGCCACTCCGCCCGCACGAGCATCGTCATGATCTTCGTACGGCGCCGCTCGTCCGCGCACTCGCGCCAGGCCATCTTGAGATAGGCCACCGCCGACTCGACCTCGCCCCTGCGCAGCGCGGTCCGCGCGGCCTCCTCCAGCGTGGGCACCACCCAGGGCGCCTCCACCTTGGTGGCCTGCAGGAGCCAGTCGGCCACCACCCGGGGCGACATGCCCCTGGCGTAGGCCAGCTCGGCCGCGCGGCGGTACAGCTCCCTGCGCTCCGGCAGGTCCATCCCGGCCAGGACGGCCGACCGCACGGCCTCGTGCCGGTACCCGCCCGCGGTCAGCAGCCCCGCCGCGCCGATCGTGATCAGCTCCCTGCTGACGTCCACGGCCGGGAGCTCCAGCATGTCCTCAAGCCCGTCGGGCCCGCCGAGGACGGCCAGGCCGTGCGCCACCCGCATCGTCCGCGGGTAGCCGCGCCGGAGGCTCTCCTGGACCGCCCGCACGAACCGGTCGCCGATGACGACCTCGCGGGGAGGCTCCTCCGCGTTGCGCAGGAACTGCCGGTAGTCCGCGGCCAGCTCACCGGCGAGCAGCGGGTTGCCGCCGCTGATCGCGTACCAGTCCTCGGCGAAACGCTCGGCCGCCCCGAGCCCCACCTGCGCGGCCACCAGCGCCGCCACGCCCTTGCGCGACAGCGGCGCGAGCCGCAGGCGGCGGCAGTGCGGCAGGCGCAGCAGGTCCGTCTCGAAGTGGTCGTCGGTGTCGTACCGGTCGTCGTGCGCGAACACGGCCACGACGCGGGCGTTGCGGACCCGCCGCGCCAGGTAGGACAGGCACAGCAGCGAGGTCCGGTCGGCGTGGTGCACGTCATCGACCACGATCACCAGCGGATAGCGCTCGGACAGCCGCAGCAGCACCGTGACCAGCGAGTGCACGACCTGCGCGTCGATCGGCTCGGCACCGGCGCGCACGGCCGTCGCGGCCCGCACGCCCTCCTCCAGCGTGTCGCGCTCCTCCTGCGCCAGCGGGGCGTCCTGGATGAGCTGGCGCAGCACGCCGAGTTGCAGATGCCGCTCCGCCCGCGACCCGGTGGCGGTCACCGACAGCGCGCCCAGCTCGACGGCCTGCTCGGAAAGGGTGCGCAGCAGCGCGCTCTTCCCCGTCCCGACCGGTCCGCCGACCAGCGCGACCCTTCCCCGGCCGAGGATGGCGTTGGCGACGAGCGACTCGAGACAGGAGGTCTCCTTCTGCCGTTCGATGAGGGCCATGGTCGTTCTCCTGATCGGTGACCGTGTGGCACTCACGCTAGGCCGGGGCGGTATTCGCCACCTATCGTCGCGCTGTCGGTCTCCGGCTCCCGCCCGTGGCCGGGCGGCGTCCCGCCTCCCGCGGGGAGCGCGGCGGCGGACCCGCGCGCGGCGGCCCTGGCCACGGCCGAGCCGACGGCCGCCAGCGCAGCGCCGGCGATGTCGTCCTCCACCCCGACTCCCCAGACTGTGCCGCCGCCGCCGCCGTCGCCGTCGCCGCCGTTCAGCTCGCACTCCGCGTAGACGGCCACCCGGCCGCCGGGCGCCCGCGCCGCCTCGTCGACGTGGTGCACCACCCGGATCCGGACGTCACCGCGGTGGAAGGCCGCCCGCAGCGCGGCGACCGCCCGCGTCCAGCCCGGCCCGTCGTCGTGGGCGTGGCCGTCGATGTGGAGCGTGACCACCGCGCCCGGCACGTCGAAGGGCGGCGCGGCGCGGCGGAGGTACTCCTCCTCGAACACCTCCCTGATCCGCTCCGGCGCGATCTCCCCCCGGCCGCCCTCGGTCAGCGCCTGGACGGCCTGGGCGAACTCGATCTGCAGCCCCCTGGGCAGGTCGAACCCGTACCGGCTGCTCAGCAGGTAGGCCGGGCCCGCCTTGCCCGACTGGCTGGTGACCCGCACCACCGCCTCGTAGGTCCGCCCGATGTCGTGCGGGTCCACCGGCAGGTACGGCACCTCCCACGGCAGCAGCGCGTGGTCGGTCCCGGTGCGGGCCGCCTCCCGGTCCATGGCGTCGAACGCCTTCTTGATCGCGTCCTGGTGGCCCCCGGAGAACGCGGTGAAGACCAGGTCGCCCCCGTAGGGATGCCGTGGCGGGACCGGCAGCCCGGTGCACTCCTCGACGACGCGGCGGACCCGGTCGAGGTCGGTGAAGTCGATGCCGGGGTCGATGCCCTGGGCGGCCAGGTTCAGTCCCAGCGTGACCAGGCAGACGTTGCCCGCCCGCTCCCCGTTGCCGAACAGGCAGCCCTCGATCCGTTCGGCGCCCGCCAGCACCGCCAGCTCCGCCGCCGCCACCCCGGTGCCGCGGTCGTTGTGCGGGTGCACCGACAGGCACAGGTGCTGCCGGCGGGACAGGTTGCGGTGCATCCACTCGATCTGGTCGGCGAAGACGTTGGGCGTCGAGCGCTCGACCGTGGTGGGGAGGTTCAGGATGATCGGCCGGTCGGGCCCCGGCTGCCAGACGTCCATGACGGCCTCGCAGAGCTCCAGGGAGAAGTCGGGCTCGGTGTCCTGGAAGTGCTCGGGGGAGTACTGGAAGCGCAGGTCACAGCCGTCCAGCAGCCTGCCGGCGTGCTCGACGACCAGGCGGGCGCCGCGGACGGCCAGGTTCCTGCACTCGTCGCGGTCCATCCCGAACACCAGCCGGCGCATGACGGGCGAGGTCGCGCTGTAGAGGTGCAGCAGGGCCCGGGGCGCGCCGCGCAGGCTCGCCACCGTCCGCTCGATCAGCTCGTCGCGGGCCTGTGTCAGCACCGAGACGCACACGTCGTCGGGGATGCGCTCCCGCTCGATGAGGAGCCGGACGAAGTCGTGGTCGTCCCGGCTGGCGGCCGGGAAGCCGATCTCGATCTCCTTGTAGCCCATGGCGACCAGCAGGTCGAAGAACACCAGCTTGCGATCGAGATCCATCGGCCTGGGCATGGACTGGTTGCCGTCGCGCAGGTCCGTGGACAACCAGCGCGGTGGCGCGCCGACAGTGGCACCCGGCCATCGGCGGTCGTCGAGCGGCACCAGAGGAAAGGCCGGATAGCGGCTGATCTTCATGGCGGACCTCACTTGTCTGCACTTGTCTGCGCGCGGGACCTCTGGTTGGGCGGGCCGAACCTGGCACGCCGAACCCCTGGTCGAGCGGGCCGAGCCAGGCACGCCGGCCCTCTGGTCGAGCGGGCCGAGCTCGGCGCGCGGGACCCCCGGTCGAGCGAGCCGGAACAGGCGCGCGGAGCCTCTAGCTGAGCGAACCGAAATAGGCGGAGAACGAGTGCGGCGAGAGGAGCACGAGGATGTTGCCCACGGCGGTCTCGTCGAGTACGCGGAACGTGACAACTATTTCGGGATAGGCGGCTCTCAGCCCGAGGCCGACGAAATAGGGGTCGGTGCCGAATACGATCCGGTACATCCCGCGGTCGAGCTTGCGGTCGCACCACTGGTTCACCGCTCCGTCATGGTCGGTCTGCGCCTCGGCGTCGAGCGTCCATCGTCCGTCGTCGGTGTGTTCGAGGCGTACGTGGAGGCTGGCAGCCCCCCGGCCGTAAACGGTGTCCTGTGCCTGTACCGCGATACCCATCTCACCTCACCTGACACGATCGTCTGCAGGGGCGTGGCCACCCGGGTGACCATGCCCCTCGCTCGTGTCACCCGGGCTTGTACGTCAGCCTCCCGCTCTTTTCTATCTATGGGCCTTCGGCCCGCTATCGGCCTGCTACCGCCGCCTGATAGGGGCCCGACAGCCGCTATTCCCGGCCTTTCCGGCCGTTGGCGAGGTCCGGGTGCGCGGTGTTTGACGTGCGCTGATGGTGGACGAAAAGAATCGCGATACTAGGTCAATTGCGCACCGTGTGAGCATCCTTGGCGAGCGGGCAAAACAAAGCCGCCGACGCCCACACGGAGGTAGATCGAATGAACGCCAGCCTCATCCGTAAGACGGCTCACATCCGTATCTCCATCACCATTGCACTCAGCGCGGTCCTGGGCGTGTGCGTCGCCGCCACCCTGCCTTCCGCCGCCCACGCGACCACCGTCGCGCAGAGTGCGCGGCAGCCGGCCCCGCTCGCCGTCCACGACTTCCCCTGGGGATATCAGGGCGACTTCCCCTGGGGGTCTCACGTGTCCCTCGCGCCCCCCGCGCACCTCGCGGACTTTCCCTGGAGCTGACTGCTGTGAACTGACGGCTCACACGTCTCACGACACCCGGCCGATCGGAATCTGGTCAGTGATCCACTGGCGATGTAGTCTCCATATGAACCGCGACAGAACGTCATCAAACTAGACAGAACGCCGCAGGGGGTCAGCGCAAATCCCGGCCTTCACCATGGCATTCACGCCCCGAACGCTGCCTATCAGAGCTGCCTATCAGAAGAGAGATTCTTGACCACGGGCAATGATTTCTGCGAGGAGATGCTTGTGGAGTTTCGTGTACTGGGCGCACTTGAGGTCACCGCGAGTGGACGACAACTCGATCTCGGCGGATCGCGGCAGCAGATCGTCCTCGCCGTCCTGATCCTGAATGCCAATCACTCGGTCACGCTGGACCGCCTCGTGGAGGCGATCTACGACGACGACCCGCCCGCCACGTCCCGGGCACAGGTACAGATATGCATCTCCGCGCTGCGACGTCTGTTCAGCGCGCACGGCCACCCCGAGATGATCGTCACGACCCGGCAGGGCTACGTGTTGCGCGTCCCGGCCGACGCGATCGACGCGCGCCGCTTCGAGAGCCTGGTGAGCCGGGCGCGCAAGGCCAGGAACGGCCGCTGCTACCAGGAGGCCATCCAGCACTACCGCGACGCCCTCGCCCTGTGGCGCGGCCCCGCCCTCGAGGGCATCGAGAGCAGGCTCGTGCGGTCCCTCGCGAGCTGGGCCGCCGAGCAGCGGATCACCGCGAACGAGGACTGCGTCCAGCTCGAACTCGACCTCGGCCGCCACCACGAGCTGGTCGGCGAGCTGGTCAGGCTGGTACGGGAACACCCGCTGCGCGAAGGGCTCATCGGGCAGCTCATGCTGGCGCTGTACCGTTCGGGCCGGCAGGCGGAGGCGCTCCAGGCGTACCGCGACGCGCGGCAGCTCATCGTCGAAGAGCTGGGGATCGAGCCCAACGAGCGGCTGCAGCAGCTCGAAGCCGCGATCCTCACCTCCGAGGAACTCCTCGACCCGCACCCGCCGCCCGCGGAGGTGCCGGTCGAGTCACGCGCCCGCGCGCCGTCGGTGCCGGGCATGCTCCCCGCCGACATCGCCGACTTCATCGGCCGCCAGGAGCAGATCGACGTCATCAGGCGGCGGCTGACCGTACCGCTGGACGGAGCGGGCCGCTTCGCCGTACCCATCGTCACCGTCGCCGGCCGGGCGGGCATCGGCAAGACCACCGTCGCCGTCCACGCCGCGCACAGCATCGCCTCCCACTTCCCCGACGGGCAGCTCTACGCCGACCTGCACGGCGGCGTCTCCCGCCCGGTGAACCCCATGCAGGTGCTCGACCGTTTCCTGCGGGCCTTCGGCGTATCGGGAACGGCGCTGCCGGAGACCCTGGCCGAGCGGGCGGAGATGTACCGCATGCTGCTGGCCGACCGCAGGGTGCTGATCGTCCTCGACGACGCGGCCTCCGAGAGCCAGGTGCTGCCGCTCCTGCCGGGCAACCCGACCTCCGCCGTCATCGCCACCAGCCGAGGGCGCCTGGGCGGCCTGGCCGGCGCGACCACCGTCGACGTCGATCTCTTCGACTCCGCCCAGTCGATCGAGATGCTCTCCCGCATCGCCGGCGCCGAACGCGTACGGTCCGAGCCGGAGTCCGCCGCCGCGCTCGCCGAGCTGTGCTGCTACCTCCCGCTGGCCCTGCGCATCGCGGGAGCGCGCCTGGCCGCGCGCCCCCACTGGACCGTGGAACAGCTGGTGGACCGGCTCGCCGACGAGGCCCGCAGGCTCGACGAGCTCAAACACGGAGGCATGGGCATCAGGGCCAGCCTCGCGCTCACGTACGAGGGCATCAGCGAGCAGGCCCGCTGCCTGTTCCGCCGCCTGGCGATACTCCACTCGCACATCTTCTCCGCCTGGACCGGCACCGCCCTGCTGGACCAGCCGCTCGCCGACGCGCAGGACCTCCTCGACGACCTGGCCGACGCCCAGCTCGTCGAGGTCGTGGGCACCGGCAGGAACGTCGGCGTGCAGTACCGCTTCCACGACCTCATCCGCGTGTACGCCCGTGAGCGCCTGGCCGAGGAGGAACCGCCCGCCGAGCGCACCGCCGCGCTCGCCCGCGTGCTGCGCTCGCTGCACTGCCTGACCCAGGCGGCGCGCAACCGCGAGTACGGCCCGCCCGGCGGACCCCACCTGCTGTCCGAGATCAAGTCGCCGCTCCCGGCCGAACTGGTCGAACGGCTGGTCGCCGAGCCGATCGCCTGGTTCGAACGGGAACGCCCCGTCCTGCTGGCCGGCATCCGCCAGGCGGCGCAGGCGGGGTTCGCGGAGCTGTGCTGGCGCATGGCGATGAACGCGGAGGCGTTCTTCGAGCTCCGCGTCTACCTGGACGACTGGCGCGAGACCAACGAGATAGCGCTGGAGGCCGCACGCAACGGCGGCGACGAGCGCGGCCAGGCCGAGATGCTGTGCGTGCGGGGCGCGCTGGCCCAGACCGAGCAGCGCTTCGACGACGCGCGACGCGACTACATGGCCGCCCTTCCCCTCTTCGAGAAGACCGGCGACGTGCTCCAGGTCGCCCGCTCCCGGCGCAACCTGGCCTTCCTCGAACGCATGAACGGCCAGCTCGAAGCCGCCGCCGGCCACCTGAGGCAGGCGCTGGCCATCTTCGTCGAGATAGGCGACCAGATCTCGGCCGCGCACACGCTGGACAACCTCGCCGCGGTCCGCGCCGAGTGCGGCGACATCGACGACGCCAAGATCATGCTGGCCGAGGCGCTGGTCCGAGGCAAGAGCGGCGGCAGCAGGCGGGTGATCTCCCAGGTCCTGCACCGGATGGGACGCGTGCACCTGCAAGCGGAGGAGTTCGCCCTCGCCGCAGGCGCCTTCGAGGAGGCGCTGACCCTCGTCGAGGAGATGGGCGACGGCATCGGCGAGT
This region of Streptosporangium sp. NBC_01495 genomic DNA includes:
- a CDS encoding helix-turn-helix transcriptional regulator; the encoded protein is MALIERQKETSCLESLVANAILGRGRVALVGGPVGTGKSALLRTLSEQAVELGALSVTATGSRAERHLQLGVLRQLIQDAPLAQEERDTLEEGVRAATAVRAGAEPIDAQVVHSLVTVLLRLSERYPLVIVVDDVHHADRTSLLCLSYLARRVRNARVVAVFAHDDRYDTDDHFETDLLRLPHCRRLRLAPLSRKGVAALVAAQVGLGAAERFAEDWYAISGGNPLLAGELAADYRQFLRNAEEPPREVVIGDRFVRAVQESLRRGYPRTMRVAHGLAVLGGPDGLEDMLELPAVDVSRELITIGAAGLLTAGGYRHEAVRSAVLAGMDLPERRELYRRAAELAYARGMSPRVVADWLLQATKVEAPWVVPTLEEAARTALRRGEVESAVAYLKMAWRECADERRRTKIMTMLVRAEWRINPAASTGHLDQLTEAMRRGSLGGTDAVVLARALLWHGRFEDARDVLERLNREASDHETIAELVVAQLWLRVTHPPLMAHAGNRPREHILASMVSVAVSRRLEATLALAEVLTRGPREPSLDAVERILENARLDEMSLDVVENSLLALTYAGRCERAAPLCDVFSAEASTRRAPSRLARLAAIRAEIAIRQGDMPAAEQHARVALDTIPMSSWGVAIGGPLASLIIALTAMGRHEAVREPLDRPVDEAMFQTRYGLHYLYARGRHHMAEESFALAMHDFLRCGELMAAWGLDNPALIPWQADAGEACLRMGRIKEARQLIVAHLDACGPDAYRGRGIGMRLKAAISDPARRPALLRQATEFLQLAGDKYELARALFDLVEAYDAVGEYRRARTVAGRAQAAAWECRAEPMAGVLSRATNAEAMPVPLSGELLGVLSGAERRVAALAAAGYANREIAAKLYITISTVEQHLTRTYRKLNISRRADLPLVLEFDDQAES
- a CDS encoding DUF1702 family protein, with amino-acid sequence MSSALRLLRRRILVPDIGETKLKKRGFREKDAASAQLLETVGEYFLTGYAHALESRTPAEAEKRLEEVPARFRGFAYEGAGMGFAVLDGMTFSGLRRVKAFLRGRGGRHNYMVYVGVGWAMARLPRFLWPKSESLDPLLLWLVHDGYGFHQAYFHTERYVHQQARETRFSWPAGQDAYAARAVDQGVGRALWFVGGTDVDQVVQLVERFPEARRADLYGGVGLAATYAGGADESELRELCDRAGAHRPQLAQGSAFGAEARIRAGLLFPHTESAAQVLCDTTAERAAEISRETRPTGTEPGPSPAYEVWRRRIADAFVFHGGVAS
- a CDS encoding CRTAC1 family protein, whose amino-acid sequence is MTTVAAWLRRQTAGVVALVLVITMFVVSRPTFASEANRTELARSYGFTPMSIALPGGSPQQTVRKVNRAFKHIDAWISSVGAAIAMNDLDGNGRDDDLVVVDPRTDQVIVTPVPGGPARYEPFALTYGALPVREAMAPMGAVPGDYDDDGRVDLLVYWWGRTPTLHLQRPAAARLDAAAFEASELVPNPGGSSYSGERWNSNAATVADFDGDGRQDIFVGNYFPDGSPILDHRVDGGVEMNDSLSKAVNGGRNYFFRGTGGGAFTRIDNVLPGEISTGWELGATSVDLDGDALPELLLNNDFGADHLLYNTSSPGKIEFSRVGGVRGADVPKSKTLGDDSFKGMGSDAGDFNHDGIYDFFVSNITTPYGIQESNFHFLSTARDRAELRAKLRDGEAPWKDMSAELRTAWSGWGWDPKIEDFDNNGELEIVQAIGFIKGDVNRWPTLQELAASNDGVTSNPKSWPNVTEGGDIAGSQPLAFFSKGPDGRYANLSEQLGLDAPIPTRGIATGDANGDGLIDFAVARQFDAPIFYLNTSTSPGSFLGLRLVHDTPAATSTTAAATGPLPAAGSPVIGAQVTVTTPAGRSYIGRVDGGSGHSGKRAHAVHIGLGQNVTGPLRVQVSWRDRTGQQRRQDLQLTPGWHTLQLGSQAKEK
- a CDS encoding DUF1702 family protein is translated as MSTALGSLRRLVLAPSLADVTFAGRGFPTAPSALTERLEAIPQAVVCGFEWGIDARDQWEVERRLALVDTELRGFAYEGATMAFTVLDAMAGGRGRRTRELLMGPGQPHIFLAYIGIGFAMARLPRPLWKKVLPDLGGTPYHPTMSWLAVDGYGFDLAYFHTPRWVGEQRVPAAYPWQGDAGYFPRAVDQGVGRALWFIHGGRVADVSAAVRAFAAHRQADLWSGVGLAATFAGGGEGGAAAALREEAGEHRAELAQGSVFATKARHYSGFVPAHSEAAGTALTGLSVAGAVALADGTAVEPGVSGPVPAYEIWRGRVRAHFAVEVN